From Longimicrobium sp., one genomic window encodes:
- a CDS encoding flavin reductase family protein: MIDPSHFRRVMGHFAAGVAVVTTLRDDGQPAGLTASAVCSVSLEPTLLLACVDRASESHRYVEGSGVFAVNVLEEGEGETLARRFGTSATGDKFLGTAFHAERTGAPVLDAALAWLDCRVRNAYDGGDHTIFVGEVEAAETREGTPLLYYRGGYGRFAP; the protein is encoded by the coding sequence ATGATCGATCCGAGCCATTTCCGCCGCGTCATGGGGCACTTCGCCGCAGGCGTGGCCGTGGTCACCACGCTGCGCGACGATGGGCAGCCGGCCGGCCTCACCGCCAGCGCCGTCTGCTCCGTGTCGCTGGAGCCCACGCTGCTGCTGGCGTGCGTGGACCGCGCCAGCGAGTCGCACCGCTACGTGGAGGGCTCGGGCGTGTTCGCCGTCAACGTGCTGGAAGAGGGGGAGGGCGAGACGCTGGCGCGGCGCTTCGGCACCTCCGCCACCGGAGACAAGTTCCTGGGCACCGCCTTCCACGCCGAGCGCACGGGCGCGCCGGTGCTGGACGCGGCGCTCGCCTGGCTGGACTGCCGCGTGCGCAACGCCTACGACGGCGGCGACCACACCATCTTCGTGGGCGAGGTGGAGGCGGCGGAGACCCGCGAGGGCACGCCGCTCCTCTACTATCGTGGGGGGTATGGACGCTTTGCGCCCTGA